In Perca flavescens isolate YP-PL-M2 chromosome 7, PFLA_1.0, whole genome shotgun sequence, the following proteins share a genomic window:
- the LOC114558233 gene encoding trypsin-like has protein sequence MAPLPGAANVLLLLAFSLSGTSPQRIIGGQEVLPYSIKYQASLQFSDTKQHYCGGTLVHPEWVVSAAHCWRPSSRMLVVLSEHSLDKEEGFEQVFNVSKIFVHNFNYNSFDNDIMMIKLSRPAQLNANVQPAVLPDDSAPALYNDVCTVSGWGVTQIYSYSLSPVLRSVDVRIVPYCSYYYWGRITSNMLCAGSQLGGKDSCQGDSGGPLICNGLFEGIVSWGISCANPYFPGVYTKVRNYIPWIKWITEQQ, from the exons ATGGCTCCGCTGCCAGGCGCTGCTAATGTGCTGTTGCTTTTGGCCTTTTCTTTATCAG GGACGTCTCCACAGAGGATCATAGGGGGTCAGGAGGTCCTGCCTTACTCGATCAAATACCAGGCCTCCCTGCAGTTCAGTGATACCAAGCAACACTACTGTGGAGGAACCTTAGTGCACCCTGAGTGGGTGGTGTCTGCTGCCCACTGCTGGAGGCC GAGCAGTCGAATGCTGGTGGTGTTAAGTGAACACAGCCTGGACAAGGAAGAAGGATTTGAACAGGTCTTTAATGTCTCCAAGATATTTGTCCACAACTTTAACTACAATTCATTTGACAATGACATCATGATGATCAAG CTGAGTAGGCCGGCCCAGCTGAATGCTAACGTCCAGCCAGCTGTTCTGCCTGATGATAGCGCTCCTGCACTTTATAATGACGTGTGCACAGTGAGCGGCTGGGGTGTGACACAGATTTACAGTTACTCCCTGTCTCCTGTGCTACGTTCTGTGGACGTGAGAATAGTTCCCTACTGCTCTTATTACTACTGGGGGAGGATCACTTCAAACATGCTGTGTGCTGGATCTCAATTAGGTGGCAAAGATTCCTGCCAG GGTGACTCCGGTGGTCCCCTTATCTGCAATGGCCTCTTCGAGGGCATTGTCTCCTGGGGTATCAGCTGCGCAAACCCTTACTTTCCTGGAGTCTACACCAAAGTGAGGAACTACATCCCTTGGATCAAATGGATTACAGAGCAACAATAA
- the pink1 gene encoding serine/threonine-protein kinase PINK1, mitochondrial — translation MSVKHAISRGLELGRSVFQLGLLKSGGRVAAKLRADRFRVGPSVRTVQPQAFLPSRYRYYRTSLKGLAAHLQSAGFRRRFSGGSPRNRAVFLAFGLGVGLIEQQLEDDRSSAATCEEIQAVFRKKRFQSPLKPFTSGYKLEDYIIGNQIGKGSNAAVYEAAARFAPPKDSTNKCSTVQLREEEEEGETARSLTCCSLRTFPMAVKMMWNFGAGSSSEAILKSMSQELVPAGPLALKQEKEEIALDGQFGVLPKRVSAHPNVIRVYRAFTADVPLLAGAQEEYPDVLPARLNPAGLGNNRTLFLVMKNYPGTLRQYLEMSTPGRRQASLMVLQLLEGVDHLCRQGVAHRDLKSDNVLLEFDSDGCPRLVITDFGCCLAQSDSKLQLPFNSMWVNRGGNASLMAPEVATAVPGWGVVIDYSKADAWAVGAISYEIFGQPNPFYRAVGLESRSYQEKQLPPLPSSVPADVQLVIQLLLRRNPSKRPSARVAANMLHLSLWGRKALANQDSVGLRKLADWLLCQSAVVLLKGCSGLRGNIVEAELQRSFLSNLDLEDLRTAVGFLLYGREQRQACVLSA, via the exons ATGTCTGTGAAACACGCTATTAGCCGGGGGCTCGAGTTAGGCCGCTCGGTCTTTCAGCTGGGTCTCCTGAAATCGGGTGGCCGAGTCGCAGCAAAGCTCCGAGCTGACCGTTTCCGTGTAGGCCCGTCGGTCCGCACCGTTCAGCCTCAGGCTTTCCTGCCGTCTCGGTACCGCTATTACCGCACCTCTTTGAAGGGCCTGGCAGCCCATCTTCAGTCCGCCGGCTTCAGGAGAAGGTTTAGCGGCGGGTCCCCGCGAAACAGGGCCGTGTTTTTGGCTTTCGGCCTCGGTGTGGGGCTTATCGAACAACAGCTTGAAGATGACAGAAGTAGTGCGGCTACATGTGAGGAGATCCAG GCAGTGTTTAGAAAGAAAAGATTCCAGAGCCCACTCAAGCCATTCACTTCTGGATATAAATTGGAGGATTACATTATTGGGAATCAGATTGGGAAAGGCTCCAATGCGGCTGTGTATGAGGCTGCAGCTCGGTTTGCCCCTCCAAAGGACAGTACCAACAAGTGCTCCACGGTGCAGCtgagggaagaggaagaggaaggggagacGGCTCGATCTCTGACATGCTGCTCGCTAAGAACCTTCCCTATGGCTGTCAAGATGATGTGGAACTTTGGG GCCGGGTCATCAAGTGAGGCGATATTAAAATCCATGTCACAGGAGCTGGTGCCTGCAGGCCCCCTGGCCTTAAAgcaggaaaaagaagaaatcgCTCTGGATGG ACAGTTTGGAGTCCTGCCCAAGCGAGTATCAGCACACCCTAATGTGATCAGAGTGTACCGGGCTTTCACAGCGGATGTCCCATTGCTAGCAGGTGCCCAAGAAGAGTATCCAGATGTACTGCCAGCCAGGCTTAACCCTGCTGGTCTTGGCAACAATCGCACTCTTTTCCTCGTCATGAAGAA CTACCCTGGCACGCTGCGACAGTACTTGGAAATGTCCACACCAGGCCGCAGGCAGGCCTCTctgatggtgctgcagctccTTGAGGGGGTTGACCACCTGTGCAGACAGGGTGTTGCTCACAGGGATCTCAAATCGGACAACGTGCTGTTGGAGTTTGACTCAG ATGGTTGTCCTCGTTTAGTGATTACTGACTTTGGCTGCTGCTTGGCTCAGAGTGACTCTAAGCTACAGCTGCCCTTCAACAGCATGTGGGTCAACAGAGGAGGGAATGCCTCCCTAATGGCCCCTGAG GTGGCCACGGCAGTTCCGGGGTGGGGTGTGGTGATTGACTACAGCAAGGCGGATGCCTGGGCAGTGGGTGCCATCTCCTATGAGATATTCGGCCAGCCTAACCCATTCTATCGAGCAGTGGGACTGGAGAGCAGGAGTTACCAGGAGAAGCAGCTTCCTCCTCTGCCCTCCAGTGTTCCAGCTGATGTGCAGTTAGTGATCCAGTTACTCCTCAGGAGGAACCCAAGCAAG CGCCCCAGTGCCCGTGTGGCAGCTAACATGCTACATCTTAGCCTCTGGGGGCGGAAGGCCCTGGCCAACCAGGACAGCGTTGGCTTGAGGAAGCTGGCTGATTGGCTGCTGTGCCAGTCTGCTGTGGTTCTCCTGAAGGGCTGTAGTGGACTCAGGGGGAATATAGTGGAGGCGGAGCTTCAGAGGAGCTTCCTGTCTAACCTGGACCTGGAGGACCTGCGCACCGC